Sequence from the Tenrec ecaudatus isolate mTenEca1 chromosome 6, mTenEca1.hap1, whole genome shotgun sequence genome:
GGAGACCCAGGCTGTACAGTCTGAGCCCTTGAACTCCATGGCACACTCTTCCTCGAACAGCAACAGTACTGACCCGGAGGACTGCAGCTCCGTATCCGACCTGAGTGTCTCCGTGGGCTACTTCCCCAGTGACGACACCTTCTATGAGAACACCATCCCCCAAGAAGACAGGCCCTCCACGAGTCCTAAAGTTCACTTCCACCCTCCAATCCAAGGGATGTGGGGTACTACACGCACACTGAGAGTCGTGGGGAGACGAGATTGGATTCAGGGTGACCCAGAGCAGTTTTGCAAACTAAGCATCGCCTTGGCCTGGGATGCAGATGTGGCCTCTAGCAAGTCAGACTCAACCATGAACTGGAATCTAAAGACAGacaacgggcacatggacaaagGTTCAGAACTGACCCTCGGCAAACTGGACAGTCTTGTGCAAAAGCTTGAGAGATTTATAGAAACTCAGGAAGACGAGGAAGACAGTGTCTCTGTTTTCCATGAATCTACTCAGAAGGAAGATCTCCAGCTCCCTAGCAGCTCATCACTAGAGACGGCTCAGGTCAGTGATCAGAATCACAGGCCTGGTCAAGACTTGCCCAACTTCCGACCACTAGAAAATGAAGACGTCACCCAGTTTCCACCAAGCCGGCGAAAGCTGCAGGAACATGAACTCATGGAGGTGAGCAGGTAGAGGTCACACAACAGAGATCAGGGACAGGCCTGGTTTGGGGGCAGCTGGGAACCCACGGAACATCGTGACTTGCTATGAAGCAGGGGCAGGCCCCTAAGTCTTTGACACTGCTAGAAATGGTAGAAAGAAAATAGCAAGGAACTGCAGCTCCAGGGGAAAGAGGAGCCCGAGTAAGAGAAGTGGGGAGGAAAGCAATGAACAAGAAGGCGGACAATTCTGATCAACTCTTCCGAttatccccccacccacccaaccaccTCAACATGTACATTTTCAAGTACGAATGAAAATCTAAACTTGTGCCCACATTTGGTGGACTGTAACTTAAGTTCCATAAATGGGTAAAACATGACACCCTGATGGCCCCATTACAGGTATCttatcatttgctttcttcttagaTAAACCACACAACTGGTAGCCGAAAGTCCTGGGCTATAGAAACCTCCTCAAATTCATCAGGTCAAGCAGAGGAAAGCAGTCTTTCCAGTACACAAGCCCCATCCTGCCTGAACTTTGGCTGGATCTTCCGCTGGCTAAGGCAGCAAGTCTTCTCTTCCCTACCAAGGAGACAGCACCCTGAGAGGACCACCAAGAGCCCCGGTCGGGTGACACGGAAACAAAGATTCTCTCTCCGGAACAACAAAATTCATCCTCAAGAAGCCCTCGATTTAGGAAATGAGTCGccatattttttaactttttgatATACCAAGTTCTATAATCACcatagttgttgttttgttcttcaataaaatattttattagctaTGTCTTCCTGTTCTTGTTCATCATCATAATTGAAAggtgatatatacatatacatgggcATACTTAAAGTGAACTTTTCTCTGAGATTCAAGCAATATATTTTACAAGCCTTTACAATACAGTATTAATGTAAGAGAGCTGAACAGGGCTGGGCCTGGTTGGGGGCAGATGGGAAGCCACAGTTTAGTATTATGCTGCATCTCAGAAAGTGAGTCAATGTGTTTCAAAATAGGAAATAGGAGAGGGTTTGAAAAGTTGGTAGAAAATGGAATGTTTCTATACACTTTTTTGCAGTCTCCTTATACTTCAGTAACCTTTTCATTCCCTGAGGAACCCCGGTCATGTAGTGAGTTgcacgttgggctactaaccacggcATCAGAAGTTCAGACCACCAACTGAttggaaggagaaagaagaggatttctactcctgtaaagaactgCTCCGAAACCTACAGGGGTTGTACCCTGCTCTCTTGAGTCCTTATGAGCCGGAATCaacctgagggcagtgagtttgtttttccctCATTCATTATATTAATAAATAATCTCTTGAAGTCATTGGCTGTGTGCCAAGTTGTGACAAGGTCCTCCGTCCCTCCACAAGGGGTGGGTTGGGAGCTGGAGACGTCCACTGCACATCAAAAGAACGGACACACTACATGTGGGCACTGAAAGAGACTGGCGTAGCTATAATGGTAAGCCTCTCATGGGAGTATTATCACTGCCAGATCCCAGCCATATTATAATCAAATCAACCAATAACGCTTGGGTGCTCTTCCTCACCGGAGCTCCGGTGGTGTAGTGTGTTACacactggactactaaccacaaggttagcagttctaaaccctcaagtcactccgcaggagaaagacaaggctttctacttcgatAAAATGTTCCAgtgccggaaacccacagggacaattctgcccTGTTTGATAGGGTAGCAGTGAGTTACAATGGACTCacaggcagtgagtttctttatACTTTGTCTTCCTCGTGACCAAAAATTAAAATAACCTCGTTTAGAGAACTGTTCTCAGCTCCAAAACCTATCAAGCTTTGCTTGATGAGTCAGTATTAGCATGAATGCTCACCCTCTAGAATCAATAATATGTGATGGAGTGCGTATCTTTCTCCAAATGCTTGATTGGATATGATTgctcctcactgccagcaagtcaattctggcatcctacaggacagggtcaaactgcccccattgggtcgaactgccccattgggtccaaggctgtaaatctttactggaacagaaagtcccatctttctcccttggaacacatGGTCGATGTGAAATGTcaactttgtggtcagcagtccaatgtgtaactcacaacagcaccagagctccttaggattggaattccaaacccaaacccaagctcaatgccagtgagttgattctgactcatagtgaccctacaaggcaCCGTCTAACGGTCCCTTTGGGTCTCCAAAGCTATCCAccttttccaggagcagaaagtctcctcctCCCATGGAAGAAGCGCTAGGAAGATTGAGccatatggttagcagcccaacacacacccaCTACGCCACCCGAGCGCCTTATAATTAGAAGAGGATGCTGCAAATACAGTGCAGACATTTCCAGACCACAGCAGGTTCTTACTCAGCAGGATCCTACTTAGAGGGGAAAGCATGTAACCATACCACGCTGGCAAAACAGGGGCAAAAGTCTGTTTTCCCAAACTTAAATATAATGTGAAGATTCATGACTCCATGATCACTTGACCATATGCGTAGTATCTAGAAGACAAATTAAGCAGACTGTAGATGAATTCCTAGAGAGGTCTCTCTCCCCATATTCAGGACAGTTTGTTTCAGTGGGAGGAGCAGTCAATGCTTAATAAAGGGCAAGTCCTTTCTCTATAACTTGAGAGCTTATATGGCTCGGGTGACCATCTCTAATTTCAAAATGGGTGGGTGGGTTTTATATTGCATTGCCTAGAGTTAAGCTTATCCTGCAAGCGCCTGTGCCTCCTAATACTGCAACTATGGTGTGCTCTGAGATGCAGTGAAATAAGACCTTCATCAGATAGCACTCACTGAATGAGCCagtagcagggggggggggggcgggttgtAAACAAAAAGCCTTAGGATAAATTCCCAAAGGTATAATTAGTCTAGATCAAGGAGTGCCCCGCTAAACAATTTCTGTCCACTTATTCCACCTTTCATAGGAAGTCTGTGGTTTTAATGCTTATTCAATTCTAATAAAATAAGCTTTGTAAAGGATTGCTTTCCAAATGGGAAGGCTCAGATCAACTCTCTTTCCAGGCTGTAGTTGGTCAGCGAAAATTTCAGTCTCTGTATGACTGAATTGTCTCAGCCTGGGAGGAAAACAGAAAGGCAGTTTATTTTTCCCCAGTCAGTCTCCAGGAAGGTTTATCTAAGTGTGAATCTCCAAAAGAGAGAACGCTGGCACGAGGGGAGAAGTTTTCTGCAAATGCATTCTTAAGCAAGCAGCGAATGATTAGTGTATATTAGGGGGGTTGTTTCGAAGTTCAGCTTTCATGACCCGTCTGTCATCTGTCTACATGGACTCCATTTCTCCCCAATTGGGTGCAGGCAGGGAGATGGAAGAGTAAGAGTTTTCTTCGGTACAATGACTTCAGAAATGCAGTCAGTACCTCAGTGCAACCACCACCATAGCTGATTCATGTAAGTACACCAAACGGTGTTAACATCACGGGGGAAGTGAGTGGGGACCATGTCAGCCACATGGTCACCAGAATTACTCCAGAAACTcgctctcaaactcactgcccaggAGTCtaagccgactcacagtgaccctataggacagggtagaatgaccccctgtgagtttccaagattgtaactgttaacgggggtagaaagctctgtctttctccagaggaggggctgatggtttcaaaccactgaccttgcataccgtagcccaaagcataaccactatgccactctaGAGATTATTAAGTATCAAGGGGCTTGGGCTCCTTTTAAGTTGGCAAACACCAGTTTAACTAAGTCATCACACTTAGCATAACcaatgtgttagtttgggtaggctagagaaattcacagagacactcatatgtgtataagagctataatatatattaaatatatttaagttaTAAACTCTGTATATAaatagagtaattgtacattaagaaaacaccccagctcagtccagatcaagtccataagtccaatattaacctatatatctgataccaatctataagttcctcttcagactcaagaaacgcaTGCGATGACACCAAATGGAgaataacaggccagtgggttgtaaGTCTTGTGGCTCTAGTGGTggagtaagcatctcagtgctggcagggatctccatgtggcttctccagcgcaGGGTACAAGCTTAGCtctatgtgtcttatcagcagcaATGTCTTGTCGCagggactgagcagagagagtgtgtctcccacctccaaggaggaatactggagttcccagaatcctcaggaaaagaccATGCCCATACagtgcctcattggctatgacttaattgacagactagactccaccccatttactcttagtcctctcaaactgacaaacgATTACATACTACCACAACCAATAATGGAACAAACCATCATCAAGCAGCTTCAGAAAAGGAGTGGCATACTCTTGCTAATGATGCTGACGGGAATCTGTCATAAGGAAATAGTCCAATAAATCCAGATTGAAGGATATTCTACCAGTCAATTAGCCTGGACCTTTCAAACATGAAATGAAATTTAACAAAAAAAACACCAAGAAGCAACAGCAGAGAAGAAAATACCCAGGGAGCCTCTAACACGGTCCAGAAAGGAGACGACAGAAGCAATGACAGGGTAACGTAGGATCCTGGATAAAAAGGCCTTGACCAAATCCACAAAGGGAAACAAAGCTATGGAAAAGAGTATTCTTAGAACAAGTGGAGAAATCTGAATATGGGCTGTAGATCAGAGAATAGATTCAAGatttagtacatataaaaacagtTATATGGTTATTTAATAGAATGTCCTTTATGTTAAGCAATTTAAGCTAATGCATTTAAGGTATGAAGTGTAAAATGTCAGCAACTTCTGTTCGGGAGGCCTAAGGGGGAAAATATAAAAAAGGGAATGTAaagatagaaaaatatcattttttaaaattctagtaAGTAGGGAAGAGTTCTCTGTTTTTAAATTAAGTGTTATATTTGACATATTTGCATTGTACTAAtatcttatatatatttacagccTTACATTTTTAGCCTAAGCAAAATTTACATAATGAGTTTGACTTCTCAGCTAAAATAACTAGGTAATTTTTAAGCTGGATTCATTCATGTATGTCGACATCTGCCTTTGCATTGAGCACCAGCGACCACAGGTTCAGCCTCATGGGTTAGTAAGGACTCAGTCCACAAGTTCCTTTAACTACAAAAAGACAAGCTGGTCCAGTTGAAAGCATCTAAGTATCATTCAAAAGCTCTGATGATTTCAGGAATTTATTTAGCTCTTGTTGATATTCAAAGAGGGTAATTTTCCCCTTTGGGGAACTAAGTCCCCTTTGCCTTTTCAAATTATCAAAAATTCCCAGGTCCAGAtatatctttttattattattaaatacttttactgggggctcttacatctcttatcacaatccatacattcatccagtatgtaaagcacatttgtacatatgctgccatcatcattttcaaagcattctctttccacttgaacccctgatatcagctccccatttgccCATAtagctcttgtttaccttcaaatgaACTTCTGGCATAATTTCTGGTGGCCACAAATCAGGGTCAGCCTGAAACTTATACCACTAAGTCCTAAAAATTGCTTGGGCATTTTCCAACCATAAGAAGAAACAAAGGCATAAAATGACCACAGAATCTGTCcatcctgcaagaagggcgtagAATgtatggtggggtttgatcaagcacAATATTGCTGagaagtacagagagctgaaCAAAGGTCAAAAATGACAGTAGGAcaagagaaagtaaaagaaaatagaggaaagaactgggaggcaaaaggcatttatagaggtatgaacataagcatgtatatatgtaaacaaattaagatataatgatagggatataggtctatgtacatatgttaagtattaaggtaaaacaattttttataattaaaaaaagtattaagtagcagacagacattgggcctccactcaagccctccctcaacacaagaacactttgttctaattacctggcaccctgtgatgctcaccttcccaacacaatcactgaagacaaatgggtgtctaagctaatgtgatgaagaaagctgatggtgcacagctatcaaaagatatagcgcctggggtctgagagtattgaaggtaaacaagcagccatctagtagggaagcaacaaagcccacatggaagaagcacaccagcctgtgtgatcacgaggtgtcgacaggatcagttatcaggcatcagaagacccgaaACAAACAGCCATTTCAATGGAAATGAGGCtgtcggaatggagacccaaagcccatctatagataattggacatcccctcacagaagtgtcacaaggaagagacgagccagtcaaggtgcagtatagcactgatgaaacatacaactttcctctagttcgttaatgcttcctcccccgaccccccaactatcatgaccccaattctaccttagaattcTGGCCAGCAagaagcatgtacactagtacagataggagctctccCCTGACAGAATCCAGCACAGGTAAAACCCTCAGGTataataatgggagtagctagaccatgagggtaaggggagagaaggggaaccgattgcaatgattgatgtataaccgccctctctcctttggggggggcaaacaacagaaacatgggtgacaaCCAGTgacttaagatatgaaaatagagcTCGATCGGGGTTTCGGGATGTGGCGCTTCCCCGCCTGGGTCCACCTGCACGCCGTCACGAGGAGCAAGCTCTCTGGAGCCTGGAGCAGGCCTGCCGCCTTCATGTCCACCCTGCTGGTCAATCAGCCCCAGTATGCGTGGCTGAGGGAGCTGGGGCTCCACGAGGAAAACGAGGGCGTGTATAATGGAAGCTGGGGAGGCCGGGGAGAGGTGGTGACAACCTATTGCCCTGCTAACAACGAGCCAATTGCAAGAGTCCGGCAGGCCAGCATAGCCGACTATGAAGAAACGGTAAAGAAAGCCAGAGAAGCTTAGAAAGTGTGGGCAGACTTCCCTGCCCCCAAACGAGGAGAAATAGTGCGGCAGATCGGCGATGCCTTACGGGAGAAGATCCAAATGCTCGGAAGCTTGGTGTCTTTGGAGATGGGAAAAATCTTAGTAGAAGGTGTGGGAGAAGTTCAGGAATACGTGGATATTTGTGATTATGCTGTTGGCTTATCTCGAATGATTGGGGGACCCATCTTGCCTTCTGAAAGACCTGGCCATGCGCTCATGGAACAGTGGAATCCCGTAGGCCTGGTTGGAATCATCACTGCTTTCAACTTCCCCGTGGCCCTCTACGGCTGGAACAATGCCATCGCCATGATCTCTGGGAGCTCCAACGAGGTCCCTCATCAGTGTAGCCGTCACAAAGATAATAGCCAAAGTTTTGGAGGACAACAAGCTGCCTGGGGCAATTTGTTCCATGACTTGTGGTGGAGCAGATATTGGCACAGCAATGGCCAAAGACGAGCGAGTGAACCTGCTGTCCTTCACCGGCAGCACTCAGGTGGGGAAACAGGTGGCCCTGCTGGTCCAGGAGAGGTTTGGGAGAAGTTTATTAGAACTTGGAGGAAACAATGCCATCATTGCTTTCGAGGACGCAGACCTCAGCTTAGTGGTTCCATCAGCTCTCTTTGCAGCCGTGGGGACAGCTGGCCAGCGGTGTACGACAGCGAGGCGCCTGTTTCTGCATGAAAGCATCCACGACGACGTGGTAAATAAACTTAAAAAGTCGTATGCACAGATCCGTGTCGGGAACCCATGGGACTCTGATATCCTCTACGGGCCGCTCCACACCAAAGAGGCAGTGGCCATGTTCCTGCGGGCAGTGGAAGCCACGACCAAGGAAGGTGGCACCATGGTCTGTGGAGGCAAGGCCATGGATCGCCCTGGGAATTACGTAGAACCAACGATCATGACTGGTCTTGCCCATGATGCGTCCATCGCGCACACAGAGACTTGTGCTCCAATTCTGTATATCTTTAAATTCAAGAATGAAGAGGAAGTCTTTGCCTGgaataatgaagtaaaacaggGGCTTTCCAGTAGCATCTTCACCAAGGACCTGGGAAGAATCTTCCGCTGGCTTGGCCCCAAAGGATCAGACTGCGGCATTGTAAACGTCAACATTCCCACAAGTGGCGCCGAGATCGGAGGTGCATTTGGAGGCGAGAAGCACACTGGTGGTGGCCGGGAGTCTGGCAGCGACGCCTGGAAACAGTACATGCGAAGATCCACCTGCACCATCAACTACAGTAAGGATCTCCCTCTTGCTCAAGGAATCAAGTTTCAGTAAAAGCATCTTAGATTCACAGAACTTCAAGACTTTGGGACATTCCTGCAGCAATTTCTTatggagaagacaaagaaaatgaagatgtgccCTGAATAATTGCATTATTTTGCATATGCCCCCGAGGCCCTGTCTAACTCAAGAGactcatttttgaaaaagaaataaagttgTTATAATAGCAttaaaaaagatatgaaaataaaataatttataatttatcaagggttggggagagaaggaaaaaaagaggagctgataccaagggctcaagcagaaagaaaaggttttgaaaatgatgatagcaacatatatacgaatatgcttgatgcaataataaataaataaaaagaaactgtCCATCCTGATGAACTTTTAGAGTAAAAGAGAGTACCACTAATTATGCCTGGTTACCAGGAATTAACCAGGGCTATTCTGGGAAAATGAgcactggtagtgtagtgggtttgtgtaggggtgctaactgcaagaccagcagttcgaaaccaccacctgggacatggaagaaagacaaaagctttctactcctataaggagtgagtctcagaaatccacaggaccagttctatcctgttccttagggtcactatgagtcagatcgaCTTGATGGAGATTAGttgggttttgcaaaattctaggtaaaccaagccaccagccactacaAGGACGGTGGGGTTCAGTAGGAGAGCTTTTCAGCATACACACATTCGTTTTCAAACATATCGTGGGTTTCATGAACATTTTTTGAGGCATGCCTCTTATATGATTAAAGCTATAAGTCTTCTctgaagagccctggtagtgtagtgggttacaccttgggctgctaaccacacgatcAGAAGAAGTTCAAAATCATGAGCATGTCTGAGgagtaaagatgaggctttctactcccagaaagactaacagcctcacaaacccacaggagcagttctactctgtcctatagggttcatgagttagaattgacttggtggcagtgagttcggttgttttattttggggttgttggggttttttttgggggggtggtgttAATACATCATCTCTTACACAGATAGGCATGTGAATATTTAAGCACACTGAATGCTTTCCATATAATTCAGAAAGTTCAGAGACCACCAGAAATCTACTCTGCAATCCCAAGTTAAAAACTAAGTTTTTGAGTGAGACATTCCTAACTTCAAATCCCAGGTCTACCATTTATTTGCTGTGGATCCTGGAGAAGTTACTCAACTTCTCTGGGCCTTTCCTGCAATGCTAATAGCACTATTCTTGTAATGAGGATCTAGGAAAACAAATCTTCCTAGAAAGCGCTGAGAACACTTGCTGGCCCAGGAAAATGACCGGCTGCCTTCACACTCTGGTGACAGCAAGTTTGTCAGCATAGAGCTGGGCTCCACAGGCTTTCAGTGGTGGATTATTTAGGAAGCAGAAGgtcaagtctttcttccatggtgccgctgggtgggtttgaaccacagacctcaaggtaactACGTgtaaaccatttgcaccacccacgcACCTTCCAGACGCACACACAATAAGCACCTGGAATTTCAGCTCCTGTGAGGCACTGCCAGGTACTCCCTGTGCTTAAACATCGGCCACCGCTTCTAGTGACTACTGAAAAAGTCCAAGCAAGCTGCCAATTAATTCTCACTACAACTGGGTGCTGGTGTGTCTTTTCGGGCTTACTTTGCTCACGCCTCGTGGTTCAGACCCTCGTACGGTTGTTCCTGGTCCTGATTCCTGCCTTGGTGCCTTTGCTCCTTATTCCTTCTTTGAAATGGTTCTAAATCACACCgctgcttcagtctgccctgcgacccaaaccaaaaaaccaaacccactgccagcgagtcgatgccgactcaaagagactctataggacaggggaggcctgggggaggcctgactctgtgggttcccaaagatgtcaactctttaccagagtagaaagcccagtctttctcccaaggagcggctggtgatttcaaactgctgctgctgctgcagtccaCCCAGCTACCCACCAAGCCCCAGCCACCCTGCCAGACCCAGGTTAGATtccagctcgcaccaggcaggctggaCTTCATCTCACTGCATCGGTACCACCCAGCACTTCATTTCTGCCTCCCGCAAGTGCACAGTTTATCCTTTTTAATAGAAATGTGCACCCAAGCCTCTCTCCTACCAGACAAACGCCCCTGTGTGTTCTGCTTATCTCTGCATACTCCAAACCCCTGGCTCAGTTTTCTGTACCTAGTAGCTCTGCGATAAAATTTTGGTGAAATGAATGGTTAAGCTGCAGGAAATCATTTAAACAGATAATATCTGCTATTGAATTTCATTTCCTCTCATATAAAATTTAACTAGCTACTGCTTTAATTAAGTTGAGTCCCTGGATGTTTacactgggggtgggaggagaattGGAGGGTATATATGAGGGGGAGGGGCTGCACACTCTACATGTTTCCTAAACAGAAAAACGCCATTTTGTACAACAGGAAAAATCAGTTTCCAATAGGGAACACAGTTTTCTGCTtgtctgaaaaaaaaatcccaatatTGTAAGATCACTTTTTCATTTTCAAGGATTCTTAAGGCTTTCACATTTATTACCAAAACCTCCAGATGTTtagatttattcattcattcaaatgcatttactACACATCACCAACACGAGAGTGATGCAGCTTTCTGCCGAAGAGTTCATCTTTATAGAGGAGACAAGCATCTCACCAGACCCAGCACCCAAACTCAGAAAACTAACAGGCAcacaaaactcaccaccatcgaatCCCTTCCCATCCACAGTGACATGGtagcaggacagggaagaactgccctatgggttttcaagactgcaacttcttgagagtagaaagcctcatctttctcccatggaccggctggtggtttccaactgctgaccctgtggttagcagcccactccaGACACAGCACTGAGGCGGTAACTTTGAGCTAGGTGTAAAAGGAATGGCTGGGACTGGCGCAGTGCAGGAGGAGCAGACAGCAGTGGCAGGAGACAAGAATGTCTATAAAGTCCACTTGatgttagatgccatccagtcacagtgaccctgtgtacagcagagggAAGTCCTCACAACTGTGCTTACATTCGACAATGTTCTGCCGCTACTCATTGGGTTTccagtatctgacagtgctttgctgctagccataaggtttcagtggctagtgcctctgaagtggacagcctattccttcatcatggtctgttcttagtctgaaagctctactGAGGCCTATTCACGTGGGTGACCCAGTGATATCTGAAATGCCAGGGACACAGCTTCCAACAACcacagccacatgcaagccaccacagtaggaccaactgacagagaagtggtacacttggggaaaagaaaaacaaggtcAAATGAGGTTGGACACATGGGAGAGATCTTAGTGCAAATAAATGTAAAAGACACAAATTTGAAATGGAGGGATGGATCAGATCGCTAAGGAGTTCCGAACTTCATTCTGTGGAGGGAAAAATAACATTTCAGAAG
This genomic interval carries:
- the LOC142450233 gene encoding LOW QUALITY PROTEIN: alpha-aminoadipic semialdehyde dehydrogenase-like (The sequence of the model RefSeq protein was modified relative to this genomic sequence to represent the inferred CDS: inserted 2 bases in 1 codon; substituted 1 base at 1 genomic stop codon) codes for the protein MWRFPAWVHLHAVTRSKLSGAWSRPAAFMSTLLVNQPQYAWLRELGLHEENEGVYNGSWGGRGEVVTTYCPANNEPIARVRQASIADYEETVKKAREAXKVWADFPAPKRGEIVRQIGDALREKIQMLGSLVSLEMGKILVEGVGEVQEYVDICDYAVGLSRMIGGPILPSERPGHALMEQWNPVGLVGIITAFNFPVALYGWNNAIAMISXGAPTRSLISVAVTKIIAKVLEDNKLPGAICSMTCGGADIGTAMAKDERVNLLSFTGSTQVGKQVALLVQERFGRSLLELGGNNAIIAFEDADLSLVVPSALFAAVGTAGQRCTTARRLFLHESIHDDVVNKLKKSYAQIRVGNPWDSDILYGPLHTKEAVAMFLRAVEATTKEGGTMVCGGKAMDRPGNYVEPTIMTGLAHDASIAHTETCAPILYIFKFKNEEEVFAWNNEVKQGLSSSIFTKDLGRIFRWLGPKGSDCGIVNVNIPTSGAEIGGAFGGEKHTGGGRESGSDAWKQYMRRSTCTINYSKDLPLAQGIKFQ
- the C6H12orf71 gene encoding uncharacterized protein C12orf71 homolog gives rise to the protein MAHSSSNSNSTDPEDCSSVSDLSVSVGYFPSDDTFYENTIPQEDRPSTSPKVHFHPPIQGMWGTTRTLRVVGRRDWIQGDPEQFCKLSIALAWDADVASSKSDSTMNWNLKTDNGHMDKGSELTLGKLDSLVQKLERFIETQEDEEDSVSVFHESTQKEDLQLPSSSSLETAQVSDQNHRPGQDLPNFRPLENEDVTQFPPSRRKLQEHELMEINHTTGSRKSWAIETSSNSSGQAEESSLSSTQAPSCLNFGWIFRWLRQQVFSSLPRRQHPERTTKSPGRVTRKQRFSLRNNKIHPQEALDLGNESPYFLTF